The Pseudodesulfovibrio cashew genomic sequence GCGGACAAGGGCGACCTGTCCGTACGGGCCGAGATCAACGGCCAGGGGGAAATCGGCCAACTTGCCCAGCGCTTCAATCAGTACATGGGGCAACTGGAGGAATACCGGGACGGCCTGGAAACCGAGATCGACGAACGCCGCCGCGCCGAGCAGCAGCTGAAGCTGTTCGCAATGGTTTTCGATAACGCCCTGGAAGGAATCACCATCAGCGACAAGAACGGGGCCATGCTGGCCGTAAACCCCGCCTTCACCGCCATCACCGGCTTCGAACCCGAGGAGGTGCTGGGGCAGAATCCGCGCGTGCTCAAATCGGAGCACCACAACAAGGATTTCTACCGGGAGATGTGGCAAAGCCTGATCGAATACGGCTCCTGGCATGGCGAAATCTGGAACCGGCGCAAGAACGGCGAGTCCTTCCCGGAAATCCTGAGCATCAGCTCCATCCGCGACGAGAACGGAAAAGTCTCCAATTACGTAGCGGTGTTCCATGACATTTCCGACATGAAGCGCAAGGACAAGGAGCTGGAGCACCAAGCGTACCACGACGCCCTGACCGGACTGCCCAACCGCGCCCTGGCCCATGACCGCCTGACCATGGCCATCGCCCACGCCCGGCGTGAAAATACCAAGGTGGCCATCCTCTACCTGGACATCGACGACTTCAAGAAGGTCAACGACCAGCTAGGATATTCGGCGGGCGACGTGCTCATTCAGGAGGTGGCCGACCGGCTCTCCACCCAGTTCCGCGACGCGGACACCGTGGCCAGGCTGGGCGGCGACGAATACCTGATCCTTGCCGAGCACATGGAGGATGAACGCGAGGTCGTGGAGCTGGCTGATCGCGTCCTGCTCTCCTTTGACGAGCCCTACCTGATCCACGGCCAGGAACTGACGATTACTCCCTCAGTGGGAGTGACCATGTACCCGGACGACGGCGACGACGCCGGCACGCTGATCCGCAACGCGGACATGGCCATGTACCAGGCGAAGTCCGCTGGGAAACGCAACTATCTGCTCTACACGCAGGAGATCAACGAGCGCATCTCCCGCCGCATCGAGCTGGAAAACGACATGCGCCGCGCCCTGAAGGAAGAGGAGTTCACGGTCTACTTCCAACCCAAGGTCAACCAGCGGACAGGAAAGGTGATGGGCATGGAGGCGCTGGTGCGCTGGAACAAGGCCGACGGCAGCGTGGTCAGCCCGGGCGATTTCATTCCCCTTGCCGAGGAAACCGGCCTCATAGTGCCCCTTGGCGAATATGTCCTGGGAGCCTCCTGCAAGGCCATGCAGCTCTTCGAAGGGCTGGGCTGCTCCAACATCAAGGTCTCGGTCAACCTCTCGCCCATCCAGTTCGAACAGCAAGACCTGGTAGAGATGGTCATCGCCAGCCTGGAACACAACGGGCTGAACCCGTCCAAGCTGGAATTGGAGATCACGGAGTCCACCCTCATGACCGATGTGAATGCCTCGGTTGCCAAGCTCGAACAGTTGGTGGACCACGGCATATCCATCTCCATCGACGACTTCGGGACGGGCCATTCCTCACTGTACTACCTGAAGAATTTCCCCATCGACGTGATCAAGATCGACCAGTCCTTCGTGCGGGACATCACCTCGGACGCTTCGGACGCCCAGATCGTGGAAACCATCATCCTCATGGCCAGGAATCTCGGCCTCGCGGTGGTGGCGGAAGGAGTGGAGACGGAGGAACAGCTGAGCCGCCTGAACGACTACGGTTGCGAACTCATCCAGGGATACTACTACAGCCCTCCGCTGCCTCTCGAAGGCATCGTCGCCTATCTTCAGGAAAGAAACACAGAGTGTTTCTGACCGGAACCGGGGGAGGTCAGGCCGGATTGAGCCTCAACGCTTCCCAGCCTCTTCGACACTAAAGGGACAGCACGGCAGCACGGCCAACTTCCGACATCGAAACCGCACATGACACCACGCAAGTTCCCCTTCATTCTCCGACTTCTCGTCCTGCTCCCGCTCATCGCCCTGCTCCCGCCTCTGCCCAAGGCGGCCGCGGCACCGACCTATCCCTGCCGCGTGGCAGCGGAGTTTCCGCACAACCCCGAATCATACACCCAGGGGCTCTTCGTCCACGACGGCAAGCTGTACGAATCCTCGGGCGGTTTCGGCGAATCCTACCTGGCCGTGGCCGATATCGAATCCGGCGACTACCTCCTGCGCATGCCGGTCCCCCGGAAATACTTCGCCGAAGGCATCGCCCCGTACCGGGACAGGCTGTTCCTCCTGACCTGGCTCTCCGGCACCGGCTTTCTCCACTCACTCGGCGACCTGGAACTTCTGACCTCCTTTGCCTACCGTCCCGCCGGGGACACCACCGAGGGATGGGGACTGACCTTCGACGGCCAGTGGTTCATC encodes the following:
- a CDS encoding bifunctional diguanylate cyclase/phosphodiesterase, which encodes MPLSLRNLSIKYRLMVWFTGFIFVSSLVASSVAYYSIRSYVEQDIVLDLGTATDGILTMVGTSAKVSVRNRLRAIAEKNIDILHSLEKAVQAGSMSQAVAKETAKRVLLSQTIGKTGYIYVIKSDGVIVVHPSQALVGRNLSKESLGQQQAKRHRGYLEYEWANPDDEEKRPKAMYMEYFAPWDWIVSVSSYRDEFRSLIDVADFRKSVQSFALGEIGHAAILNNEGKYLVAPTATDGKPHDAISPALLNRMKGLDHGRIIHTPETGPNKGRATITFFRRIPNLGWIVTASSCLDEAYAPLYRLRNIILGIVAFTLLCSIPLALKLGSAVATPLTRLADSMSKADKGDLSVRAEINGQGEIGQLAQRFNQYMGQLEEYRDGLETEIDERRRAEQQLKLFAMVFDNALEGITISDKNGAMLAVNPAFTAITGFEPEEVLGQNPRVLKSEHHNKDFYREMWQSLIEYGSWHGEIWNRRKNGESFPEILSISSIRDENGKVSNYVAVFHDISDMKRKDKELEHQAYHDALTGLPNRALAHDRLTMAIAHARRENTKVAILYLDIDDFKKVNDQLGYSAGDVLIQEVADRLSTQFRDADTVARLGGDEYLILAEHMEDEREVVELADRVLLSFDEPYLIHGQELTITPSVGVTMYPDDGDDAGTLIRNADMAMYQAKSAGKRNYLLYTQEINERISRRIELENDMRRALKEEEFTVYFQPKVNQRTGKVMGMEALVRWNKADGSVVSPGDFIPLAEETGLIVPLGEYVLGASCKAMQLFEGLGCSNIKVSVNLSPIQFEQQDLVEMVIASLEHNGLNPSKLELEITESTLMTDVNASVAKLEQLVDHGISISIDDFGTGHSSLYYLKNFPIDVIKIDQSFVRDITSDASDAQIVETIILMARNLGLAVVAEGVETEEQLSRLNDYGCELIQGYYYSPPLPLEGIVAYLQERNTECF
- a CDS encoding glutaminyl-peptide cyclotransferase, which encodes MTPRKFPFILRLLVLLPLIALLPPLPKAAAAPTYPCRVAAEFPHNPESYTQGLFVHDGKLYESSGGFGESYLAVADIESGDYLLRMPVPRKYFAEGIAPYRDRLFLLTWLSGTGFLHSLGDLELLTSFAYRPAGDTTEGWGLTFDGQWFISSSGKDSLRFHDPEDFAMIGGIKVRDGREPVRLLNELEYVGGMVLANIWKRDRIAVIDPESGKVRAWIDLSPLRKRIAPASGVANGIAYEKETGRLFVTGKHWDKLFEITVDEVLWRRPVSMEQLPQAKQAEKK